From one Colletotrichum destructivum chromosome 3, complete sequence genomic stretch:
- a CDS encoding Putative cytochrome P450 — MAASTPLDITPLIQINSPVTIGILVVVFAYVLYLWALPKPIPGLPCDPDASSSLLGSVPSMLRLQSETGATFVDYMIHQSKKLDSPIFQVFLGPLTRPHVVVADFRESQDILLRRREFDRAVESMRSVFAGMIPHHHIHMKTDATWKAHRYLLQDMLLPAVMSSVAGPAIYANTTELITLWRLKAQIGGGRPFDAHKDVFQGALDAILGVAFGKSFQHHAIRPKVDLLRSLDKAEIARLGLDATSDNLDEPVDFPEGPKDKVIAAILDLADSLDGMPAAAFPTLKWAWLSRTPQLRRAIKDKRDFIVREIETALERQKTGKAETDKRAPVRSAVDLMVRKEKELAEKGNRQPQYLSPVMIDEIFGFIVAGHDTTSTTVNWGVKILADHPEITRRLRAALQQCHHRAVAENRNPTADEIQTSRIPYLEATMEELLRCAGTTPSVDRVALADTEVLGHPISKGTMVMMLGTGPSMLQPGFEIPEAKRSPTAQAAKKEGKARAWDHGDIAAFRPERWLAADGIEFDATAGPQLSFGLGGRSCFGKKLAYLELRIIVTLIVWNFELLPCPEKLSGYASIIGITNKPLECYVRLKDVKLGEGV; from the exons ATGGCGGCTTCCACTCCCTTAGACATCACACCGTTGATTCAGATCAACTCACCAGTGACCATTGGCATCTTGGTTGTCGTCTTCGCCTACGTCCTCTACCTATGGGCGCTCCCAAAGCCGATTCCAGGACTGCCCTGTGACCCTGATGCATCCAGCAGCCTTCTGGGGAGCGTCCCCAGCATGCTCCGCCTCCAGTCCGAGACGGGTGCGACATTTGTCGACTACATGATCCACCAGtccaagaagctcgactCGCCCATCTTCCAAGTCTTCCTCGGCCCGCTGACGCGGCCGCACGTCGTGGTGGCCGACTTCCGCGAGTCTCAGGACAtcctgctgcgccgccgcgagTTCGACCGCGCCGTCGAGTCGATGCGCAGCGTCTTTGCCGGCATGATCCCGCACCACCACATCCACATGAAGACCGACGCGACATGGAAGGCCCACCGCTACCTGCTGCAGGACATGTTGCTGCCCGCCGTCATGTCGAGCGTCGCCGGCCCCGCCATCTACGCGAACACGACGGAGCTGATTACGCTCTGGCGGCTCAAGGCCCagatcggcggcggccgcccctTTGACGCGCACAAGGACGTCTTTCagggcgccctcgacgccatcctgGGCGTGGCCTTTGGCAAGAGCTTCCAGCACCACGCGATCCGGCCCAAGGTCGACCTGCTCCGCagcctcgacaaggccgagatTGCACGgctcggcctggacgccacttccgacaacctcgacgagccgGTCGACTTCCCAGAGGGtcccaaggacaaggtcatcgccgcgatcctcgacctcgccgactcCCTCGACGGCAtgccggccgcggcgttcCCCACGCTGAAGTGGGCATGGCTGTCGCGAACGCCTCAACTCCGGCGCGCCATCAAGGACAAGAGGGACTTCATCGTGCGGGAGATCGAGACGGCGCTGGAGCGGCAGAAGACCGGCAAGGCCGAGACTGACAAGCGGGCGCCGGTGCGGTCTGCGGTCGACCTGATGGTGCGCAAGGAAAaggagctggccgagaagggcAACCGACAGCCGCAGTATCTGTCGCCCGTGATGATTGATGAG ATCttcggcttcatcgtcgccggccacgaCACGACGAGCACGACGGTCAACTGGGGCGTCAAGATCCTTGCCGACCACCCGGAGATCACACGACgcctccgcgccgccctccagcAGTGCCACCACCgcgccgtggccgagaaCCGGAACCCGACCGCGGACGAGATCCAGACGTCGCGCATCCCGTACCTCGAGGCCACcatggaggagctgctgcgGTGCGCCGGCACAACGCCTAGCGTGGACCGTgtggccctcgccgacaccgaggtcctcgggcaCCCGATCTCCAAGGGGACCATGGTCATGATGCTCGGGACGGGGCCGAGCATGCTGCAACCCGGCTTCGAGATCCCGGAGGCCAAGCGGAGCCCGACGGCGcaggccgccaagaaggagggcaaggcgCGCGCCTGGGACCATGGCGACATTGCGGCCTTCAGGCCGGAGCGctggctcgccgccgacgggatCGAGTTCGACGCTACGGCGGGCCCGCAGCTCAGCTTCGGCCTGGGCGGGCGGTCGTGCTTCGGCAAGAAGCTGGCGTACCTGGAGCTAAGGATCATCGTCACGCTCATCGTGTGGAACTTTGAGCTGCTGCCGTGCCCGGAGAAGCTTTCCGGATACGCCTCGatcatcggcatcaccaaCAAGCCGCTGGAGTGTTACGTGCGGTTGAAGGACGTCaagctgggcgagggcgtttGA
- a CDS encoding Putative Spherulation-specific family 4, giving the protein MKSLLPLTSLLVSTAAAVDILLPLYVYPINNLEKPYDGTADWRAAIEAIDAHPDLTFNVIINPNSGPPFASKEGIKIDWAQWIGQINNRPNAVTLGYISTLGTVQAQPRDVAVVKQGIDTYAAWDRTNGWDGASWDIHIDGIFFDEVNTAPAQLQYYTDVSTYAKSKTGLVVLNPGVAVNPASSALYDVADAVLSLETCYTADPDAPQDRCPRNTYTPFTPASLATLPSDAAQRAKSSVLVHDFYDDWEPYQAASLATLQTHVNAIVAAGVHSLYITQWGYNESFTREPASVGTVSNLVALAQGLSSGRPL; this is encoded by the coding sequence ATGAAGTCTCTCTTACCACTGACAAGTCTCTTGGTCTCCACGGCTGCGGCTGTTGACATCTTGCTGCCACTCTACGTCTACCCCATCAACAACCTGGAGAAGCCTTACGACGGCACCGCAGACTGGCGGGCGGCCATTGAAGCCATCGACGCGCACCCCGATCTTACCTTCAACGTCATTATCAACCCCAACAGCGGCCCGCCCTTCGCCAGCAAGGAAGGCATCAAGATCGACTGGGCCCAGTGGATCGGCCAGATCAACAACCGCCCCAACGCCGTCACCCTCGGCTACATCTCCACCCTTGGGACCGTCCAGGCCCAGCCGcgcgacgtcgccgttgtcAAGCAAGGCATCGACACGTACGCGGCGTGGGACAGGACCAACGGCTGGGACGGCGCCTCGTGGGACATCCACATCGACGGCATCTTCTTCGACGAAGTCAACACCGCGCCGGCCCAGCTGCAGTACTACACCGACGTGTCCACCTACGCGAAATCCAAGACGGGCCTCGTGGTCCTGAAccccggcgtcgccgtcaaccCCGCCAGCTCCGCGCTCTACGACgtggccgacgccgtgctcTCTCTGGAGACGTGCTACACGGCCGACCCGGACGCGCCGCAGGACCGGTGTCCGCGGAACACTTACACCCCGTTCACGCCCGCGTCACTGGCCACGTTGCCGTCAGACGCGGCACAGAGAGCCAAGTCGTCCGTGCTGGTCCACGACTTTTACGACGACTGGGAGCCGTACCAGGCTGCCTCGCTGGCGACCCTGCAGACCCATGTTAATGCTATTGTTGCCGCGGGCGTGCACAGTTTGTACATCACGCAGTGGGGGTATAACGAGAGCTTCACGCGGGAGCCTGCCAGCGTGGGCACGGTTTCCAACTTGGTGGCGTTAGCACAGGGTCTGTCTTCGGGTAGACCACTGTGA